A part of Crassostrea angulata isolate pt1a10 chromosome 5, ASM2561291v2, whole genome shotgun sequence genomic DNA contains:
- the LOC128185236 gene encoding uncharacterized protein LOC128185236, with the protein MPAPKDECIESVLPAKDSGNLVDDNIDVNSIKAQVPVSLAKLQQFKEATAADETLQTLKNTVLIVWPFDRSSVPLNILQYWNYRDGISAINGHLYKSQRLMVPINLKKEMLNKLQDAHLGIVKTQTIAQGLLVGPKMNKDIEDFIGQCAVCSKYRNL; encoded by the coding sequence ATGCATTGAGTCGGTCTTACCTGCAAAAGACTCCGGGAATCTAGTGGATGATAATATCGACGTTAATTCGATTAAGGCACAAGTTCCCGTTTCTCTAGCAAAACTACAGCAATTCAAAGAGGCGACTGCTGCTGATGAGACATTACAAACACTGAAAAATACCGTTTTGATTGTTTGGCCATTCGACAGATCAAGTGTTCCACTGAACATCTTACAGTACTGGAACTACCGTGATGGAATCAGTGCCATTAATGGACATTTATACAAAAGCCAACGACTCATGGTGCCAATCAACTTGAAAAAGGAAATGCTCAATAAACTACAGGATGCACACCTGGGCATAGTGAAAACACAGACAATAGCACAAGGGCTGTTGGTTGGGCCCAAAATGAACAAGGACATTGAAGACTTTATAGGACAATGTGCAGTTTGTAGCAAGTACAGGAATCTTTGA
- the LOC128185585 gene encoding uncharacterized protein LOC128185585: MNDKESILKDLRRRVSALQAFGGNNELYSIVVPLMQKDMTILKCREHISAYEENHLFYFALFKPQIENPKESWIENAKRDIRRIRKNAVAPSLRECYAVSEVISRSVVLIYECEEEGFMGIEIEPVIREKDDANDPPLILFLRFDRENVHFIRCDENIDRYIDCGLKITNRKHSKCVDKRFRNNFETLTHFLLTKDKRFLSFSTSSYSDVSSVEITNMYDLFAQIIYGTPKQEKDVKEFLKAHVETEDFIQVYMQLVNVEENISENIQKNEKNAETLGKQLSKDAFRKQLTDWKSAKTVHLFALASIFNAAIYVVSPRDVSGREESNLYLPICSSYLYTFESPLVFKSSKESPSFKINLKEECLCRQKTPEIIGQFPIANNTIDLDRIRSLELMPCCPPSSRHGLHQHYKHILEKNKLIYQRDDTPWPGELSDDYKHINDILAEEGRHLELLLGGKGTLAKCISKDVFGNEDVELPMSFPENNFERSLQIAADWTGFPIYIFQNSKENFSWEIKTPTTYVKAKNCRYFITLFVQKKNGREYVDRIISKTGCNCMLAPPYVAKKVDDEVGRNRKNKRHRPLITFFPVNPPENWFCDDVRREMNIIPIYSELRLVMERTDMEDRMIDTISDYTHSLYRCMSKDIFGSEEQYQTIMQEVTAEIKENPNIYGPLLIAEKESADRESLKNFKYRDHKVLDAFRFRDTILKESATFFTERIEDGMTLQDLELIAAATCFQVPIYVLSASIHEDRIETEWKLYSQIRRRKQPKDFLRRRQYLAHIDAVYKCLFDAENVSKFHITLFRTFSGQFHRIAARYRVCNCLMDPPVAFVPQKHKHDNQSDFRIFYDTNLAKSTLTTAKLALDMWMRCNMALEILCSEIIDELEGRRRNVNISTIVGSSVGIAGSALAIAGVIVAPFTAGVSLGLTVGGAVIGSVSGVTVVGSTVTEVVLNRDANAKFQRYYMNFRERSRVLEDSLKKLQKLIQVIQERTMHTDDANGVDATALQVAAGTLSMISGIPIAVARVVLSAASFADIVLPPLTAVLDVGFLVYSVYNLVKGSKTNVTEKLRSFRSVLRASRIQLRIMAYGNKIKYLQNPSNKK; encoded by the exons ATGAATGACAAAGAGTCTATTTTGAAAGATTTGAGAAGACGTGTATCAGCATTGCAAGCATTTGGTGGCAATAATGAGCTATACTCTATTGTTGTACCCCTCATGCAGAAAGATATGACAATATTAAAATGCCGTGAGCATATATCGGCTTATGAAGAGAACCATTTGTTCTACTTTGCATTGTTTAAACCGCAAATAGAAAATCCGAAAGAAAGTTGGATTGAAAACGCCAAAAGAGATATAAGACGCATAAGGAAAAATGCAGTTGCTCCATCATTGCGTGAATGTTATGCAGTGAGCGAGGTTATCTCCAGAAGCGTCGTATTAATCTATGAATGTGAAGAAGAAGGATTCATGGGGATAGAAATTGAACCTGTGATCCGTGAGAAGGACGATGCAAATGACCCACCATTGATACTTTTCTTACGATTTGACAGAGAAAATGTCCACTTCATACGGTGTGATGAAAACATCGATCGTTATATAGACTGtggtttaaaaattacaaatagaaaacattcaaaatgtgtTGACAAAAGGTTTCGCAACAACTTTGAAACTTTAACACATTTTCTACTAACAAAAGATAAAAGATTCTTATCTTTTTCAACATCAAGCTATTCAGATGTTTCTTCAGTAGAAATAACCAATATGTATGATCTTTTTGCTCAGATTATTTACGGAACTCCAAAACAAGAGAAGGATGTTAAGGAATTCCTAAAAGCACACGTAGAAACTGAAGATTTTATACAAGTTTACATGCAACTTGTAAATgttgaagaaaatatttcagaGAACATTCAGAAGAACGAAAAGAATGCAGAAACGCTTGGGAAACAGTTATCAAAAGATGCGTTCAGGAAACAATTGACTGATTGGAAATCAGCAAAAACAGTACATTTATTTGCACTAGCAAGTATTTTTAATGCTGCGATTTATGTTGTTTCTCCAAGAGATGTTTCAGGCAGAGAAGAGTCAAATTTGTATCTTCCAATTTGCAGTAGTTACTTGTATACATTTGAATCTCCTTTGGTTTTCAAAAGCAGCAAAGAAAGTCCATCGTTTAAAATAAACCTCAAAGAAGAATGTCTATGCCGTCAAAAAACTCCAGAAATCATTGGGCAGTTCCCCATAGCCAACAACACAATAGATCTTGATCGAATTCGATCGCTGG AATTAATGCCTTGTTGTCCACCCTCTAGTCGTCATGGGCTTCATCAACATTACAAACACATACTGGAAAAGAACAAGTTGATCTATCAGAGAGATGATACACCATGGCCTGGAGAGCTATCTGATGACTACAAACATATCAACGACATTTTAGCAGAAGAAGGGAGGCATTTAGAGCTATTGCTTGGCGGAAAAGGAACACTAGCAAAATGCATAAGCAAAGATGTATTTGGAAATGAAGACGTAGAATTACCCATGAG TTTTCCGGAGAACAATTTCGAACGGTCTCTTCAGATAGCAGCTGACTGGACGGGGTTTCCaatatacatttttcaaaactcCAAGGAAAATTTCAGTTGGGAGATTAAAACTCCAACGACCTATGTCAAAGCCAAAAATTGCCGATACTTTATAACATTATTCGTCCAGAAGAAAAATGGAAGAGAATATGTTGATCGAATCATTTCAAAAACTGGATGTAACTGTATGTTGGCCCCTCCATATGTTGCCAAAAAAGTCGATG atgagGTCGGTAG aaatagaaaaaacaaACGACATCGGCCGCTTATTACGTTTTTCCCAGTAAACCCTCCTGAAAACTGGTTTTGTGATGATGTACGTAGGGAAATGAACATAATTCCCATATATTCTGAGCTTCGTCTTGTCATGGAAAGAACTGACATGGAAGACCGTATGATAGACACGATTTCCGACTACACACATTCCTTGTATCGATGCATGAGCAAAGATATATTTGGCAGTGAAGAACAATACCAAACAATCATGCAGGAAGTAACagcagaaataaaagaaaatccaAACATATATGGTCCCCTTCTAATTGCAGAGAAAGAAAGTGCTGATAGAGAGTCTTTGAAAAACTTCAAATACCGAGACCATAAAGTTTTGGATGCTTTTAGATTTCGTGATACAATACTTAAAGAGTCTGCGACTTTCTTCACTGAGAGAATTGAAGACGGGATGACATTACAGGATCTAGAACTGATCGCAGCAGCAACGTGTTTCCAAGTACCAATATATGTTCTGAGTGCTAGCATACATGAAGACAGAATTGAAACAGAATGGAAGCTCTATAGTCAAATCAGAAGACGAAAACAGCCTAAAGATTTTCTGAGAAGACGACAATATTTAGCTCATATAGATGCCGTTTACAAATGCCTATTTGATGCTGAAAATGTTTCAAAGTTTCACATTACTCTCTTCAGGACCTTTTCAGGACAATTTCACAGAATTGCAGCCAGGTACAGAGTATGTAACTGTTTGATGGACCCACCAGTGGCTTTTGTACCgcaaaaacataaacatgatAATCAATCAG aCTTTAGGATATTCTACGACACAAACCTTGCTAAATCTACACTAACTACCGCAAAATTGGCACTGGATATGTGGATGAGATGCAACATGGCTTTAGAAATTCTGTGTAGCGAAATTATTGATGAATTAGAGGGACGGAGacgaaatgtaaatatttcaactATTGTGGGGTCTTCAGTAGGCATTGCAGGATCAGCACTTGCCATTGCAGGAGTTATTGTCGCTCCATTTACAGCGGGAGTGTCCCTTGGTTTGACAGTTGGTGGAGCTGTTATTGGTTCTGTAAGTGGTGTAACTGTCGTGGGATCAACAGTAACTGAAGTAGTGTTAAATAGGGATGCAAATGCAAAGTTTCAGCGCTATTACATGAATTTTCGCGAACGATCTAGAGTCTTGGAAGATTCCTTGAAAAAACTCCAAAAATTAATTCAGGTTATACAGGAACGGACAATGCATACAGACGATGCAAACGGGGTTGATGCAACAGCACTTCAAGTTGCAGCTGGAACATTGTCTATGATCAGCGGTATACCTATAGCAGTTGCACGCGTAGTCCTAAGCGCTGCTTCATTTGCCGATATTGTACTGCCTCCTTTAACAGCTGTTCTCGATGTAGGTTTCCTAGTTTATAGTGTTTACAATCTAGTAAAGGGATCAAAGACAAATGTCACAGAGAAACTGCGGTCTTTTCGATCCGTTCTGAGAGCATCAAGAATCCAGCTGAGGATTATGGCGTACGGAAACAAGATCAAATATTTGCAAAATCCGTCTAATAAGAAGTGA